Proteins encoded within one genomic window of Gadus chalcogrammus isolate NIFS_2021 chromosome 6, NIFS_Gcha_1.0, whole genome shotgun sequence:
- the LOC130384438 gene encoding transmembrane protein 132C-like: MSLCCPTWKIINILFATCIAVIAQDSERGDVSDSAKSSVPLPIYLPVDYELLDAEYFLLKEAGQDFMRNSSMGTHTQPFVVLRASGQPVVNASYGPLSAQQPVPRDLLQGVPLFNAPGALTYNWKIQSFVLTPRVFSSKPKVRVLFYVAGREWGGRPAEVMEELPCVTVYAFWQTQEVRGSCTLGGEKGTCMAELVPLPSWFAAAGGESSSSSERQDPSSGNPVELYYQAWPSAGGSCSSPEVGRRGGPGGQQRQARVLPVTPMQRIGSLRLLQVPKGMATLSRLKLGNAIVIRTASKPLKKTDIATFYILMVSSAQLLNFTLRATVKKGVTFRTATPTNTLLWDMTLDTGTDGTINVVCQRTAPIPGKRLDSSLLEVLQMDFEVEELSSPLDSQVIIWKLELPQRSQDQGAKTEGAMRIYTTQRDFVGLAPLVMDTEILNTAMLTGKKVVMPVRTVAVEEDGVITDVSDFTDCSSTDEDVLKVSDRCDYVFVNGKEMRGKVGMLVNFSYSFLSAQLELNVWIPRLPLQMEVSDTELSQIKSWRVPIVTSKRPGWSSEEEDRKGKGCMLQFQHALVRVLTHFTAEQEDPRDPKAYFLGSDWQVDVTRLVRYFLKVEDPRVARLQAGRVLSGRDLGTTSVQVISPLTDAILAKQTITVVDDKVSLTELGVQMVAGLSMALQLSQGSNRAILATTTSQELLQSPKQEALVSTWLQFSDGSQTPLDIYDAASYLLTVSSLNAGVASVQGSPPVVVAEGEGQGLLVKVEMSICEACQKSKRKSIIALGKGSLRVKFQAGGLQPESTSAGGNGSSSRGGDGGGDGGEVGGSDYGSDGEELNSDWKRQPPSQDSPTAGNTVSGRKERAKQKVTTVRPAERTIITSGSLGGVGKTSGPKSPGGPGGPVSPVSVVSSPGRKADVQAEDTGAVGLGSTVKAPGNLVNYNSFTLQAGAPGQGPGVEIGGEEVLVNRPLTDLEIGMYALLGVFCLAILVFLGNCVSYVVKFRHKKPPSHGPEPTGHRHDWVWLGTDAELVMSVPGSPLQQDNHTATTVMDIGPDKTASLSRRPSCLASLTDSPPPGCGGPMRSKHLGGDSLHSPTSKRKRVQFTTFSTLERQHSPQQNGHQGIHWVGKESSHDKQHPQGPVTEPEDQL, encoded by the exons ATGAGTCTTTGCTGTCCGACCTGGAAGatcataaatattttatttgcaaCATGTATTGCCGTTATCGCGCAAG ACTCGGAGAGAGGGGACGTGAGTGACAGCGCTAAGAGCTCGGTGCCTCTCCCCATCTACCTGCCCGTCGACTATGAGCTGTTGGACGCAGAGTACTTCCTCCTCAAGGAGGCGGGCCAGGACTTCATGAGGAACTCCAGCATGGGGACTCACACACAGCCCTTCGTGGTGCTGCGGGCCAGTGGCCAGCCAGTGGTCAACGCCAGCTACGGCCCGCTGTCGGCCCAGCAGCCCGTCCCCCGGGACCTCCTGCAGGGCGTGCCGCTCTTCAACGCCCCGGGGGCCCTCACCTACAACTGGAAGATCCAGTCCTTCGTGCTGACCCCCAGGGTGTTCTCCTCCAAGCCCAAGGTGCGGGTGCTGTTCTACGTGGCGGGGCGGGAGTGGGGCGGCCGGCCggcggaggtgatggaggagctgcCCTGCGTGACGGTGTACGCCTTCTGGCAGACCCAGGAGGTGAGGGGCTCCTGCACCCTGGGGGGCGAAAAGGGGACCTGCATGGCGGAGCTGGTGCCTCTGCCCAGCTGGTTCGCCGCCGCGGGaggggagagcagcagcagcagcgagagGCAGGACCCGTCCTCGGGGAACCCCGTGGAGCTGTACTACCAGGCCTGGCCCAGCGCCGGCGGGAGCTGCAGCTCCCCGGAGGTGGGGCgccgggggggcccgggggggcagCAGCGGCAGGCCAGGGTGCTACCGGTCACGCCCATGCAGAGGATCGGCAGCTTGAGGCTGCTGCAGGTGCCCAAGGGAATGGCCACGCTGTCGCGCCTCAAGCTGGGGAACGCCATCGTCATACGCACCGCGTCCAAACCGCTGAAGAAAACGGACATCGCCACCTTCTACATCCTCATGGTCTCCTCGGCCCAGCTTCTCAACTTCACTCTCCG AGCCACTGTAAAGAAAGGGGTAACCTTTCGCACAGCGACTCCCACCAACACCCTGCTGTGGGACATGACGCTGGATACGGGGACGGATGGGACCATCAACGTGGTGTGTCAGAGGACAGCTCCCATACCCGGGAAAAG GCTGGACAGCAGTCTCCTGGAGGTGCTCCAGATGGACtttgaggtggaggagctcaGCAGTCCACTGGACAGCCAGGTGATCATCTGGAAGCTGGAGCTCCCCCAGAGGTCCCAGGACCAGGGTGCCAAGACGGAGGGAGCCATGAGGATCTACACCACCCAGAGGGACTTTGTGGGGCTGGCTCCTCTTGTCATG GACACGGAGATCCTGAACACGGCCATGCTGACGGGCAAGAAGGTGGTGATGCCCGTGAggacggtggcggtggaggaggacggagtCATCACCGACGTGTCCGACTTCACCGACTGCAGCTCCACCGATGAAGACGTCCTCAAG gtgTCGGACAGATGCGACTACGTGTTTGTGAACGGTAAAGAGATGCGCGGGAAAGTGGGGATGCTGGTGAACTTCAGCTACAGCTTCCTGAGCGCTCAGCTGGAGCTCAACGTGTGGATCCCACGGCTGCCGCTGCAGATGGAGGTGTCCGACACGGAGCTGAGCCAGATCAAGAGCTGGAGGGTTCCCATCGTCACGTCCAAGCG gcccGGCTggagcagcgaggaggaggacaggaagggTAAAGGCTGCATGCTGCAGTTCCAGCACGCCCTGGTGCGGGTGCTCACCCACTTCACGGCCGAGCAGGAGGACCCCCGCGACCCCAAGGCCTACTTCTTGGGCTCCGACTGGCAGGTGGACGTCACACGGCTGGTGCGCTACTTCCTGAAGGTGGAGGACCCCCGCGTGGCGCGTCTGCAGGCCGGCAGGGTGCTGTCGGGACGAGACCTCGGGACCACCTCCGTCCAG GTAATTTCTCCGCTCACAGACGCAATACTGGCAAAGCAGACTATCACGGTGGTGGACGACAAAGTGAGCCTCACGGAGCTGGGGGTCCAGATGGTGGCGGGTCTGTCCATGGCCCTGCAGCTCAGTCAGGGGAGCAACAGAGCCATCctggccaccaccaccagccaggaGCTTCTGCAGAGCCCAAAGCAG GAAGCGTTGGTCAGTACCTGGCTGCAGTTCAGCGACGGCTCCCAGACTCCCCTGGACATCTACGACGCCGCCTCCTACCTGCTGACCGTCAGCTCCCTGAACGCGGGGGTGGCGTCGGTGCAGGGCTCTCCTCCGGTCGtggtggcggagggggagggtcaggggCTGCTGGTCAAGGTCGAGATGTCAATCTGCGAGGCCTGCCAGAAGTCAAAGAGGAAGAGCATCATCGCCTTGGGCAAGGGCAGCCTCAGGGTCAAGTTCCAGGCCGGAGGCCTTCAGCCGGAGAGCACCAGCGCCGGCGgcaacggcagcagcagccgcggTGGAGACGGAGGTGGGGACGGAGGTGAGGTCGGAGGCAGTGACTACGGCAGCGACGGGGAGGAGCTCAACAGTGACTGGAAGCGGCAGCCGCCGTCCCAGGACTCCCCAACCGCCGGCAACACAGTATCAGGCCGCAAGGAACGAGCCAAGCAGAAAGTGACCACCGTCAGACCCGCCGAGCGCACCATCATCACCAGCGGTAGTTTGGGCGGCGTGGGGAAGACCAGCGGACCAAAGAGCCCCGGGGGTCCCGGTGGTCCTGTCAGCCCAGTTAGCGTGGTGAGCAGCCCCGGTCGCAAGGCCGACGTCCAGGCCGAGGACACGGGGGCCGTGGGCCTGGGCAGCACGGTGAAAGCCCCGGGGAACCTGGTCAACTACAACAGTTTCACTCTCCAAGCGGGGGCCCCCGGGCAGGGGCCCGGGGTGGAGATAGGCGGGGAGGAGGTCCTGGTCAACAGGCCGCTCACAGACCTGGAGATCGGCATGTATGCCCTGCTGGGGGTCTTCTGCTTGGCCATCCTGGTGTTTCTGGGGAACTGCGTCTCATACGTGGTGAAGTTCAGGCACAAGAAGCCACCCTCCCACGGCCCGGAGCCCACGGGCCACCGGCACGACTGGGTGTGGCTGGGAACCGACGCCGAGCTGGTGATGAGCGTGCCGGGCAGCCCCTTGCAGCAGGACAACCACACCGCCACCACGGTGATGGACATCGGGCCAGACAAGACGGCCTCCCTGTCCAGACGGCCCAGCTGCCTGGCCTCGCTCACAGACTCCCCTCCGCCTGGGTGCGGGGGGCCAATGCGGAGCAAGCACCTTGGGGGCGATTCCCTGCACTCGCCCACCAGCAAGAGGAAGAGGGTCCAGTTCACCACCTTCTCCACGCTAGAGCGCCAGCACTCGCCTCAGCAGAACGGCCACCAGGGCATCCACTGGGTGGGGAAGGAGAGCAGCCACGACAAGCAGCATCCCCAAGGGCCGGTCACAGAGCCTGAGGACCAGCTGTGA